The Bradyrhizobium ottawaense genome window below encodes:
- a CDS encoding ABC transporter permease, with the protein MNVLIIAAKEVHQAIRNRWVLAATLLLAGLALSLTFLGSAPTGNVGVRTLDVVVVSLSSLTIFLVPLIALLISHDAIVGEMERGTMLLLLSYPVARWQVLLGKFLGHLAVLAFATCLGYGAAVGALAATGSQIDSDSFLAFAAMVGSSVLLGAAFVAIGYLVSALVRDRGTAAGICIGLWLLLVLIYDMALLGVLALDQGRSISASVLNALLLSNPTDAYRLINLTGFANVSTFAGMAGLAQTTSLTIPVLLTALLCWTLLPLGLAALAFSRREL; encoded by the coding sequence ATGAATGTCCTGATCATCGCCGCCAAGGAAGTCCACCAGGCCATCCGCAATCGCTGGGTGCTTGCCGCAACGCTCCTGCTCGCCGGGCTTGCGCTGTCACTGACCTTTCTCGGTAGCGCACCGACCGGGAACGTCGGCGTTCGCACCCTGGACGTGGTCGTCGTCAGCCTGTCGAGCCTGACGATCTTTCTCGTTCCGCTCATCGCGCTTCTGATCTCCCATGACGCCATCGTCGGCGAGATGGAACGGGGGACGATGCTGTTGCTGCTGAGCTATCCGGTCGCACGATGGCAGGTGCTGCTCGGCAAGTTCTTGGGCCACCTCGCCGTTCTCGCGTTTGCGACCTGCCTCGGCTACGGCGCGGCGGTCGGAGCGCTGGCGGCGACGGGCAGCCAGATCGATAGCGATAGCTTTCTCGCGTTCGCGGCGATGGTGGGCTCCTCGGTGCTGCTTGGCGCCGCTTTCGTCGCCATCGGATATCTGGTCAGCGCGCTCGTGCGCGACCGTGGAACGGCGGCCGGCATCTGCATCGGATTGTGGCTGCTGCTGGTGCTGATCTACGACATGGCGCTGCTGGGCGTGCTTGCGCTCGATCAGGGACGCAGCATCTCGGCGAGTGTGCTCAACGCCCTGCTGCTGTCGAATCCGACCGACGCCTACCGGCTCATCAACCTGACCGGATTCGCCAATGTCAGCACCTTCGCCGGCATGGCTGGCCTTGCCCAAACCACGTCCCTGACGATACCGGTTCTTCTGACCGCCCTGCTCTGCTGGACGCTGCTGCCGCTGGGGCTGGCCGCGCTCGCTTTCTCGCGGAGGGAGCTATGA
- a CDS encoding nitrous oxide reductase accessory protein NosL, with the protein MRRRTILFALLVPLALAGCNEKQAAKIPPPHRMTAEDIGHYCGMNVLEHPGPKGHIFAASLMEPVWFSSVRDTIAFTMLPDEPKDIQAIYVSDMGKAPDWDKPGADNWIEARKALYVIESRVKSGMGGDEAVPFSDRAAAEKFIGENGGRIVGFDDVPRDYVLTSVNVTGAAAAGEAAEAPPAERSRRTP; encoded by the coding sequence ATGAGGCGCCGAACGATCCTCTTCGCCTTGCTCGTGCCGCTCGCACTCGCGGGCTGCAACGAGAAGCAGGCCGCGAAGATTCCGCCGCCGCATCGGATGACCGCGGAAGACATCGGCCATTACTGCGGCATGAACGTGCTCGAGCACCCGGGACCGAAGGGCCATATCTTCGCCGCGAGCCTGATGGAGCCCGTGTGGTTCTCGTCGGTGCGGGACACAATCGCCTTCACCATGCTGCCGGACGAGCCCAAGGACATTCAGGCGATCTACGTGTCCGACATGGGCAAGGCGCCGGACTGGGACAAGCCCGGCGCCGACAACTGGATTGAGGCGCGCAAGGCGCTGTACGTGATCGAGAGCCGGGTCAAAAGTGGCATGGGCGGAGACGAGGCCGTTCCGTTCTCGGACCGCGCGGCGGCGGAGAAGTTCATCGGAGAGAACGGCGGCAGGATTGTCGGCTTCGACGACGTGCCCCGGGACTATGTCTTGACGTCGGTGAATGTCACCGGCGCCGCTGCGGCCGGCGAAGCGGCCGAAGCCCCGCCGGCCGAACGATCGAGGAGGACGCCATGA
- a CDS encoding FAD:protein FMN transferase has protein sequence MTRALTRRRFIRISAAAAGLGALSTGHPARAEVAPVTWRGTMLGAVATMEIHDEDRSRAERLISLACAEARRLERLFSLYLNDSTLVALNRTGVLIDPAAEMVDLLATSQHYSTLTGGLFDVTVQPLWDLYASHFARDDADPAGPAAAEIQTALARIGSSRLSISRDRIVMPKGMTVTLNGIAQGYVSDKVVDLLRAHGISRSLVDMGEPRAIGARPDGLPWEIGIADPDIVGRTKTVLPIVDRAVSTSGGYGCQFDSRARFNHLFDPRSGGCAHRYRSVTTVSRSATAADALSTAFSLMPEDEIRSLLPHVDIDRVHLIDGAGRSVELSA, from the coding sequence ATGACGCGAGCACTGACGCGCCGACGCTTCATCCGGATCAGCGCGGCGGCAGCGGGCCTCGGCGCGCTGTCCACGGGACATCCTGCTCGTGCGGAGGTCGCGCCGGTGACGTGGCGTGGCACGATGCTGGGCGCGGTTGCCACGATGGAGATCCATGACGAAGACCGCAGCCGGGCGGAACGGCTGATCTCGCTGGCCTGTGCCGAGGCGCGGCGGCTCGAGCGGCTGTTCAGCCTTTACCTGAACGATTCGACCCTGGTCGCGCTGAACCGGACCGGTGTCCTGATCGATCCCGCCGCCGAAATGGTCGATCTGCTGGCGACCTCGCAGCACTATTCCACGCTGACGGGCGGTCTGTTCGATGTCACGGTGCAGCCGCTGTGGGATCTCTACGCCAGCCATTTCGCGCGAGATGACGCGGATCCGGCCGGTCCTGCGGCAGCCGAGATCCAGACCGCGCTCGCGCGCATCGGCAGCAGCCGGCTGTCGATCAGCCGCGACCGGATCGTGATGCCCAAGGGCATGACCGTCACCCTGAACGGGATCGCGCAGGGCTACGTCTCGGACAAGGTGGTCGACCTGCTGCGGGCGCACGGCATCTCGCGCAGCCTGGTCGACATGGGCGAACCCCGCGCGATCGGCGCGCGTCCGGACGGACTGCCCTGGGAGATCGGCATCGCCGATCCCGACATCGTGGGCCGCACGAAGACGGTGCTGCCGATCGTCGACCGCGCCGTGTCCACCTCGGGCGGCTACGGCTGCCAGTTCGATTCCAGGGCGCGCTTCAACCATTTGTTCGATCCCCGATCAGGCGGCTGCGCCCACCGCTACCGCAGCGTGACGACTGTGTCCCGCAGCGCCACCGCCGCGGACGCATTGTCGACGGCGTTCAGCCTGATGCCGGAAGATGAGATTCGATCGCTCTTGCCGCATGTCGACATCGACCGCGTGCATCTGATCGATGGGGCCGGCCGATCGGTCGAATTGTCGGCCTAA